From Herbiconiux flava, one genomic window encodes:
- a CDS encoding inorganic phosphate transporter, which translates to MDALVPVLLVIVVALVFDFTNGFHDTANAMATSVATGALKPKVAVTISAVLNLVGAFLSTEVAKTISGGIINEGDNGLEITPIMIFAGLVGAVLWNLTTWYLGLPSSSTHALFGGLIGAAVIGAGFGAVNFSVVLTNVVVPALLSPLVAGVVALVATFAAYRLTKQATARGSDTGFRHGQTVSASLVSLAHGTNDAQKTMGVITLTLIAAGYQDSGSGPQFWVIAGCGLAIALGTYLGGWRIMRTVGKRITDIQAPQGFAAETSSAATILVSSHLGFALSTTQVTSGAVVGAGLGRKLASVHWGVVGRIAIAWTVTLPAAALVGGLAAWAASSSVLGLGIVIVLALAAGVTLYLLSRRHPVTHDTVNDEPEPATAGARAGAVGAGDQEGAR; encoded by the coding sequence ATGGATGCACTCGTGCCCGTACTGCTCGTCATCGTGGTGGCCCTGGTGTTCGACTTCACCAACGGCTTCCACGACACCGCCAACGCCATGGCGACCTCGGTCGCCACGGGAGCGCTGAAACCGAAGGTCGCCGTGACGATCTCGGCCGTGCTCAACCTCGTGGGCGCGTTCCTGTCGACCGAGGTGGCGAAGACCATCTCGGGCGGCATCATCAACGAGGGCGACAACGGCCTCGAGATCACCCCGATCATGATCTTCGCCGGGCTCGTCGGGGCGGTGCTCTGGAACCTGACGACCTGGTACCTCGGTCTGCCGTCGAGCTCCACGCACGCGCTGTTCGGCGGGCTGATCGGCGCCGCCGTGATCGGTGCGGGGTTCGGCGCCGTGAACTTCTCCGTGGTGCTGACCAACGTCGTCGTGCCGGCCCTGCTCTCGCCGCTCGTCGCGGGGGTCGTGGCGCTCGTGGCGACGTTCGCGGCGTACCGCCTCACGAAGCAGGCGACGGCACGCGGCTCCGACACCGGGTTCCGGCACGGGCAGACGGTGTCGGCCTCGCTGGTCTCGCTCGCGCACGGCACCAACGACGCCCAGAAGACGATGGGCGTGATCACCCTCACCCTGATCGCCGCCGGCTACCAGGACTCGGGCTCCGGCCCGCAGTTCTGGGTGATCGCCGGCTGCGGCCTCGCGATCGCGCTCGGCACCTACCTCGGCGGCTGGCGCATCATGCGCACGGTCGGCAAGCGGATCACCGACATCCAGGCGCCGCAGGGCTTCGCGGCGGAGACCAGCTCGGCGGCGACCATCCTCGTCTCCTCGCACCTCGGCTTCGCGCTCTCCACCACGCAGGTCACCTCGGGTGCCGTCGTCGGCGCCGGGCTCGGCCGGAAGCTGGCCTCGGTGCACTGGGGCGTCGTCGGGCGCATCGCGATCGCCTGGACCGTGACCCTGCCGGCCGCCGCCCTGGTGGGCGGGCTTGCCGCCTGGGCCGCGTCGTCGAGCGTGCTGGGGCTCGGGATCGTCATCGTGCTGGCGCTGGCCGCCGGGGTGACGCTGTATCTGCTGTCGCGGCGTCATCCGGTGACGCACGACACCGTGAACGACGAGCCGGAGCCCGCGACCGCGGGAGCCCGGGCGGGCGCCGTCGGCGCCGGCGACCAGGAAGGGGCACGCTGA
- a CDS encoding FBP domain-containing protein — MQALTEAQIRESFTNITELELERMTLPGLHEIVWEDREFLGWRDVHAIHRGYIVYWRAGRPIGLLIKAAGSHTRPGISAMCTLCRTPRPGVQVTLFTAPRAGQAGIDGSTVGTYICSDLGCSNLIRIVPPKSAMQPDPDALIAARAEGLTTRLESFTQSVLRVG; from the coding sequence ATGCAGGCACTCACCGAGGCTCAGATCCGCGAGTCGTTCACCAACATCACCGAACTCGAGCTCGAGCGCATGACGCTGCCGGGTCTGCACGAGATCGTCTGGGAGGACCGCGAGTTCCTCGGCTGGCGGGATGTGCACGCCATCCACCGCGGCTACATCGTCTACTGGCGGGCGGGGCGGCCCATCGGACTGCTGATCAAGGCGGCCGGGTCGCACACCCGCCCGGGCATCTCGGCGATGTGCACCCTGTGCCGCACCCCGCGTCCCGGCGTGCAGGTCACGCTGTTCACGGCGCCGCGCGCCGGGCAGGCCGGTATCGACGGGTCGACGGTCGGCACCTACATCTGCAGCGACCTGGGCTGCTCGAACCTGATCCGCATCGTGCCGCCGAAGTCGGCGATGCAGCCCGATCCCGACGCGCTGATCGCGGCGCGGGCCGAGGGGCTGACCACGCGGCTCGAGTCCTTCACGCAGAGCGTGCTGCGCGTCGGCTGA
- a CDS encoding diacylglycerol/lipid kinase family protein — protein MASPAQRVVVAINPNASFGGTRHVGPAVVAALRAAGHDVVPLSAPDYAGLVRITRRALEEPAGALVVVGGDGMVNLGVNLVAGTGIPLGIVPAGTGNDFAAGLRLPTGDSDEAIRVLVAALGRAPRVIDAARVTGVQPDPALDAGRPEGDEPHRWFAGVLSAGFDAAVNERANRMRRPRGASRYVLALVAELATLRTRSYELELDGEVLHVDSPLLSVANNTTIGGGMRIAPDAQLDDGLLDVFIVKPVSRIRFVRLFPKVFSGTHSSLPVVEFRRARVVRVAAEGIAGYADGERFGALPLTVELVPGALSVLV, from the coding sequence ATGGCCTCCCCAGCGCAGCGCGTCGTCGTCGCGATCAACCCGAACGCGTCGTTCGGGGGAACCCGTCACGTCGGCCCCGCCGTCGTCGCCGCCCTGCGCGCCGCCGGCCACGACGTGGTGCCGCTGAGCGCGCCCGACTACGCCGGCCTGGTGCGCATCACCCGGCGGGCCCTCGAGGAACCCGCCGGCGCCCTCGTGGTGGTGGGCGGCGACGGCATGGTGAACCTCGGCGTCAACCTCGTGGCGGGCACGGGCATCCCGCTCGGCATCGTGCCCGCGGGCACGGGCAACGACTTCGCGGCCGGGCTCCGCCTGCCCACCGGCGACTCCGACGAGGCGATCCGCGTGCTCGTCGCGGCTCTCGGCCGCGCACCCCGGGTGATCGACGCGGCCCGGGTCACCGGCGTGCAGCCCGACCCCGCCCTCGACGCCGGCCGGCCCGAGGGCGACGAACCGCACCGTTGGTTCGCGGGCGTGCTCTCGGCGGGCTTCGACGCAGCCGTCAACGAACGGGCCAATCGGATGCGCCGCCCCCGCGGAGCGTCGCGCTACGTGCTGGCGCTGGTCGCCGAGCTCGCGACCCTGCGCACCCGCTCCTACGAGCTCGAGCTCGACGGCGAGGTGCTGCACGTCGACTCGCCCCTGCTCTCGGTCGCGAACAACACGACGATCGGCGGCGGCATGCGCATCGCCCCGGATGCGCAGCTGGACGACGGGCTGCTCGACGTGTTCATCGTGAAGCCCGTGTCGCGCATCCGCTTCGTCAGGCTGTTCCCGAAGGTGTTCTCGGGCACGCACTCGTCGCTGCCCGTGGTGGAGTTCCGCCGGGCGCGGGTGGTGCGGGTGGCCGCCGAGGGCATCGCCGGCTACGCCGACGGGGAGCGCTTCGGCGCCCTGCCCCTCACCGTCGAGCTCGTTCCAGGGGCGCTGAGCGTTCTCGTCTGA